In Nostoc piscinale CENA21, the genomic stretch AAAATATACACAAAATCTGCGTTTTCTCGCAGCATCACATTTAAGTTGAGGCGCATTTGACTCCAGTTGCGCTCTTCTAAGTGATTCGCAAAGGTAGATGTTCCTAACACCCTAGATACAAATCTAGCTTCATTTAATTTCTGCTCTCGGTAAAGGGTATTTTCAGTTTTCGCCCATACCAAAACAATTGCACCTACTAACGCCACATTTAATAATGTCGTTGCAGTGATGATTCGAGTCCGAATCGAGCGGAAACTAAATAATTTCATGGTGTAGTAGTTAATTCTTCTACAAATGTTACCCAGCGCGACTGGCTGATTCTCTCCGGACATTGAGAACTAAAAGCTAAAGTTAGGGGGCCTCCCATCTTGGCGGGAATCAATTCGCGGTTTTCTCCCCAACGGGTAACGAGTAAAATATCACACTTGCTTAAGTCTTGAGTCGCCAACCGCACGGGAGCATCTTCATAAAACGGTGCTTTACCCCGAATGATTACTCCTCCCTGGGCGGGTAATGGTTCTTTGAGACTAGTAAAAACATCACGCAGTCTAACTCCATAAAGTTTGACTTTGCCACTAGGCCAAGAAATGCGATAACCAACTGTTTGCTCTAAAGTAACTTGCGGTAATTGATCTAAGGTAGCTAAGTTAACTTGATGTTTGCCCACATGCAATAAACCTGGTTCAGTCCCGACTATGATATGACTGACATAAAACGCCCAATTGGTGGCATCGTACTTTTGTTTTAGCTGGGGATACTGAGTATAGGGAAAGACCAAATAAAATGGCCCGCCTTGAGCGCGGGCGATTGGTTTGTTATT encodes the following:
- a CDS encoding molybdopterin-dependent oxidoreductase, which encodes MWKNLALTPLTIAVICQGGCTNQPTDKQLEVWRNEAIARNAEIVANNTKKAQQRQWDLVIQGETTTGKSLKFNWQQLQTLATNHVKTTDPLDILHSNEIFDFRGVPVAVLLQQFAVASHVTDVTFVSFDSYYTTLSLKDLWQYPITLAIAKNNKPIARAQGGPFYLVFPYTQYPQLKQKYDATNWAFYVSHIIVGTEPGLLHVGKHQVNLATLDQLPQVTLEQTVGYRISWPSGKVKLYGVRLRDVFTSLKEPLPAQGGVIIRGKAPFYEDAPVRLATQDLSKCDILLVTRWGENRELIPAKMGGPLTLAFSSQCPERISQSRWVTFVEELTTTP